The segment TCAATTTGATTGAAGCAATGAATAGGAAGTCTGTCGTTCAGGAAAAGGGATAGGAGGAATTTGATGGCTTTAGAAGCAGGTGCAATTTTATTTTTTGTTTTTGTCTTTTTATTGATTGTTGGAATGCCCATTGCAATCAGTATCGCTTTTTCATCGATGCTCACGTTGTTATTAGTGATTCCCTTTGATGTCGCAGCGTTTAGTTCTGCGCAAAAAATGGTCGGGAGTATCAATAGTTTCTCATTGATTGCCATTCCATTTTTCGTTTTTTCAGGAATCATTATGAACCATGGTGGGATTGCTAAAAAATTAGTTGATTTTGCTATGTTGTTTGTTGGTCGGATCCCTGGGTCTTTGGCCCATACGAATGTTTTAGGAAACGCATTGTTCGGCTCAATCTCCAGTTCGGCGATTGCTACTTCGACAGCGATTGGGGGCGTGCTGATTCCGCAACAAGTCGAAGAAGGGTACGATCGTAAATTTGCGACAGCAGTCAATATTGCTTCGGCACCTACAGGGATGGTGATCCCACCAAGTACAGCATTTATCATGTATTCTTTAGTTGCCGGAGGCGCTTCGATCTCAGCTCTATTTATGGGTGGCTATTTAGTGGGAGCTTTGTGGTCGTTAGGAATCATGCTCGTTGCATTTGTAGTGGCGAAGAAAAATAAATATCCGACAGTACCAAAAGGACAAGGGAAGCAAGTCGGAAAAGTGTTAAAAGAAGCAATCCCAAGTTTAGCTTTGATCGTTATCATCATTGGTGGTATTTTAACAGGATTCTTCACAGCTATCGAAGCATCTGCGATTGCGGTATTGTATTCTTTATTGATCTCCATGTTCTTCTACAAGACAGTGAAACTACAAGATATACCAAAGATGTTGGTACAATCCGTGGCGATGTCGGGAACGATCATGTTTTTATTAGCGACGTCTTCCATGATGTCATTCGCTATGGCATTTACTGGGATACCTCAAGCAATCAGCAGTCTGATCATTGGAGTCACTGATAATCGCTTCATTATTTTATTATTGATCAATATCATTTTGTTACTTGTTGGGATGTTTATGGATGTCGCGCCAGCGATTTTGATTTTTACGCCGATTTTCTTGCCGATCGCGACAAGTGTTGGTGTCGATCCAGTCCACTATGGCTTATTTTCGATCATGAATCTTTGTGTCGGTTCCATTACCCCACCAGTAGGTACCGGACTATATGTAGGAGCGAGTGTTGGTGGAGTTAAAGCAGAAGCAATGTTGAAGCCGCTGTTACCATTTTACGGTGTCATATTAACAGTTTTATTGTTGATTACGTATTTCCCCAAAATCGTGATGTGGTTACCGGATCTATTAGGATAAAGGAGAAACCATGATGAAATTAAACCTAGTCGCCAGAGGGCATGACTTGAGCCATGTACAAACCGTGGATGATTTAGCAAAAAAAGTGACTCAACAAAAAATTTCTACGCTACAATTGGCATTAAGTCGTTCATTTCCTACACTTCCATCAGATGGACAAGCCATCAATGCTGGAATGGGGCAATATATGAAAAATATTCTCGCAAAAGAAGGCATAAGTGTCGGTATCTTAAGCTGTTATATCAACATGATCCATCCTGATCTATTTGTTCGTGAAACGGTGCTTCGTCAATTTGAAAGATATCTCCAATATGCTGCAAGCTTCGGGGCGACGATGGTCGCAACCGAGACGGGGAGCGTGAGTGAAGCAGGTTATACAGAGAAGAACTTTTCGGAGGAGGCCTTTTCACAAATCGTTGAAGCGATTCGCCAGTTAGTGCGAGCTGGCGAAAAATATCGAATGATGGTCGGTATCGAACCAGGGTTGAATCATCCTTTGTATTCGCTTGATCGCGTAGCAGAGTTAATTGAAACAATCGATTCGGATTATCTGGGTATCATTTTAGATCCAACGAATTTGATCACTGCAGAAAATCATCACCAACAAGTTGGATTAGTTGAAGAAGCCTTTGAACGTTTTGGAGAAAAAATTTGCGGATTACATCTAAAAGACTACCTCGTTTCTGATGAAGGGAAGATTATCCCGGCTGATTTAGGTACGGGACTGATTGATTACGAAGCCATCGTAACAATCGCGCAGGAGCATCGTCCGTATCTTTATATCGTTTTAGAAGAAACAAAAGACGATGCGCTAAAGCACGCTGTCTCGATACTGAGTCACGTTACTGGATAAGAAAACGCAGGAATGTGCATTTGCTCATTATTGAGCAATGCGAAAGGGGAGATAGGCATGGAGAAAAAACACATCAATGGAAAAGAAGTCAATACGATGATTTCTGATCAATATGAGATTTATCACGTGAAAGATATCGTTAGTCAAAATAAAACGGTCTATCATCATCATGATTTCTATGAGATCCATGCCACTTTGGAAGGAGAAGCCATTTTTTATTTAGATGGTCGTCAGTTTACGATCCAATCAGGAAATGTTTTATTGATCCATTCAAGAGATCTGCATCGGATCGTTCGTCAATCAACTGATGTATTCGAGCGTGTCTACATGTTTATCACCCCTGCATTCTTAGAGAGTCGTTCCACCAAGTGGTCCAATCTATCCGCCTGTTTTTGGCCGATTGGTGAACGCCGAAGCCGGATATTACATATTGAACCACAAGTACTAAAAGAAAAACTTTCTTTTATCGACCAAACGTTGGATCGAAAAGATTATGGTGCAGATATTCGTTATGAACAAGCGCTAGTCGAATATTTGATTTTTCTCAACCGTATGGTACAGATCGAAGAACATATTTCGGAAGAAAATTTCACTGTACCAAATGAACGGTTAGAAAAAATGCTCCAATTTGTCGCAGAGAATTTGAGTGAACCCCTCTCACTCAAACAAATGGAAAAAGAATTTTTCATCAGTAAATATCACGTGACTCGCGAATTCAAAAAACATACTGGTTTTACCTTTCATCAATACGTGATGAAGAAAAAACTACTTTATTCAAAACAACTATTAAGAGAGTACGGCAACTCAAGTTCCGTTTATAGTAAATGTGGTTTCGCTTCTTATCCTCACTATTTACGCGCATTCAAAACCGAATTTGGCGTAACTCCCAAAGAATTTTTGAAAAAAGATCTGGCAGGAGCGTTTGTTCATTATACGCATTATGAAGAAGAAAACAAAGATCCCTTTTAAATTATCGTTCTTTCCGATATAATTTCCTATATAGAAATAGGAGAGTGGAATATGGAAAATAAAAAACCTTATGGGACCGTTTTAATCAAAGCTTCGCATATTTTAGATTATCTAGCAGAGCATCCAGATGCTTCATTACAAGAAATTGCAAAAGGTATCGACATGACGTCATCTACTGCATTAAAAATTTTAGATACGTTATCCATGATTGGTTATGTAAATAAAAATCAAGAAAAAAATTATCGTTTAGGTGGGAAACTGGTCCGATATGCAAACAAAAATATCGATCAAATCGATCTAGTTGAACGTACTTTGCCATTTTTGGAAAAACTACAACAAACAATTGATGAAACCATTCATCTAGGTATTTTAGACAACAACGAGATTCTCTATGTCAATAAGTTGGACCCTAAAAATCAAACGATCCGTATGTCTTCAAAAATCGGTATCACGAGACCTTTATATAGTTCAGCAATGGGGAAAGCCGTCTTGGCGCATTTTACGGAAGAGCAATATCAACAGTATATCGAACAATGTCCTCTGGTCCCCTTCACTGAATATACAATTACCAATTCTTTAAAACTAAAAAAAGAGATCCAGCAAGTTAAACAAACAAAAATCGCCTTCGATGATGAAGAAGTCGAAAAAGACATTTTTTGCATCGGTACCTCTTTAGTTCATGAGAACCAGGTGGTTGGAGCGTTTAGTGTCAGTATGCCGAAATACCGATTAAGTGAAGAAAGCAAGGCTCAAATCATTCAAACGATCCTGCAAACGAAAGAAGAAATCGAAAAAACTTTTGAAAAAAGCTAAAAAGCGTTTGCGTTTTTTTATTCCTGCCGTATAATGAAGATGTAAATTTCTTTATTGTAAACTATAATTTCCAAATAAGAAATGGGTGGGAAGATGAAAAAAATGGATATCTTATCTCGTTTGAAACAAGCGGGAGTTATTGCAGTCGTACGAGGAGCAACAAATGAAGAAGCACTGAATGCTTGTCACGCGATTATCAAAGGCGGACTAACTGGCATTGAGTTGACTTTCACCGTGCCACAAGCAGATCGAGTAATTAAAGAACTAGTAGAAACCTACAAAGACCAACAGGATGTGGTGATCGGTGCAGGGACAGTGTTGGATGCTATTACTGCGCGTTTAGCGATTTTAGCAGGTGCTGAGTATATCGTCAGCCCCTGTTTTGATCAGGAAACCGCAGAACTATGCAATTTATACCAAATCCCTTATTTACCAGGATGTATGACGATCGATGAAATCAAAACAGCGCTAAAAAGTGGCGTAGACATCGTCAAACTATTTCCTGGAAGTGCTTTCGGTCCAAGTATCATCTCTGCATTCAAAGCGCCGATGCCCCATGTCAATATCATGCCTACTGGTGGGGTCAGTTTAGAAAACATGCAAGAATGGTTTGAGGCAGGCGTGATCACTGTTGGTGTTGGTGGGAACTTGTTGGCTCCAGCAGCTCATGGAGATTTTGAGGAAGTGACAAAAGTCGCACAACAATATGCGGCAAAAATGAAAGAAATTACGAGGTAACCGCTGATGGGAAGAGTCGTGACACTCGGAGAAATCATGCTACGCTTGTCGACAGAACAGGGACAACGGTTACAAGACAGTGATCATTTTTGCGCGCATTATGGCGGTGGGGAAGCGAATGTCGCGATCTCATTAGCAAATTATGGACATATGGTTTCGTTCATGTCAAAAGTCCCAGAACATTCACTGGGTCTGGCAGTCGAAAAACACTTACGAAGCTATGGGGTAGATACTAGCCTACTGCTGAAAGGCGGCCCTCGGCTTGGCACATATTATATGGAAACAGGGATCGGTGAACGTGCGGCTTCAGTCATTTATGATCGTGCTGGTTCTAGTTTCGCGGTGATGGATCGCTTGGAATGGTCACTAGAGGATTGTTTTAAGGGAGTCGATCTATTCCATGTTTCAGGAATCACACCGGCATTATCAGAAAATTGGCGATGGCTGACAAAAGAACTTATGGAAGCAGCCAAACAAGCAGGTTGTCAAATCAGTTTTGATATCAATTATCGGGGCAAGCTGTGGACACAACAAGAAGCGGGTAAAGTGTTAGAACAATTATTACCACTCGTTGATATTTGTTCAGCGGGTGAGATGGATGCGCTTTATTTGTTAGGGATAGCAAAAGCACCTGAAACGACAGTAAATCCACTTATTTATTATTACGAAAAAATGCAAGAAAGATTTCCCAACATCCAAACGTTTTACTCAACCAAACGTACGGTGCATTCAGCGAGTGAAAATGATCTACAAGGTACCTTGTGGATGAAGGATAGCTATTTCGAATCGCCGCTTCATCAAGTCACTTCGATCGTTGATCGTGTGGGTGGAGGAGATGCGTTTGCTGGGGGATTGCTTCATGGAATTTTAGAAGAGATGCAACCACAAGCAATTATTGATTTTGCGACAGCAGCCTCTGCGTTGAAACACACGATTCATGGAGATTGCAACCAATTCAATCAAGCAGAAGTTGCTAGTTTTATCACTAGCGGTTCTGGAAAAATCATTCGATAAAGGAGAGTCTATCAACATGCAAGAAATGGAAACACGTTATACACATAGCCCAGAGGATATCCGTCATTATTCAACAGAACAATTGAGAAATGAATTTTTGGTAGAGAAAGTATTTGTTCCAGGGAAAATCAGTCTTACTTATACGCACAATGATCGTATGATCTTCGGCGGTGTAACACCAACAACTCATCCATTAGAAATCAAACTAGATAAAGAACTAGGTGTTACTTATTTCCTAGAACGTCGCGAGCTTGGTGTGATCAACATCGGCGGACTCGGATTCATTGAAATCGACGGTGAAAAAGAAGAAATGAAGAAACAAGATGGGTATTACATCGGTAAAGAAACGGAGCATGTAGTTTTCTCCTCGGTAGATCCAGAAAACCCTGCAAAATTTTACATCAGTTCTGTGCCAGCACATCACAAATATCCAAATGTAAAAATCAGCATCGATCAAGTGAAACCCATGGAAACAGGCGAAGGCGTCACATTGAATGAGCGCAAAATCTACCAATATATCCATCCAAACGTTTGTGAAAGCTGTCAATTACAGATGGGTTATACCATTTTAGAACCGGGTAGTTCATGGAACACGATGCCTTGTCATACACATGAACGTCGCATGGAAGCTTATGTTTACTTTGATTATGCAAATGAAGATACACGTGTGTTCCATATGATGGGTAAACCAGATGAAACCAAACATTTAGTCGTAGATAATGAACGAGCCGTGATTTCGCCAAGTTGGTCGATCCACTCAGGTGTTGGCACAAGCAATTATTCGTTTATCTGGGCAATGTGTGGTGAAAATATCACCTATACAGATATGGATATGGTATCAATGGATCAATTGAAATAGGAAAGGAAGATAAAAATGTCATTCAATATGGATATGTTTCGCTTAGACAATAAAGTCGCTTTAATCACCGGTGCGGTATACGGAATCGGTTTTGAGATTGCTCGCTCATTAGCAGAAGCTGGAGCAACGATCGTCTTCAATAATTTAACTCAGGAATCAGTAGATGAAGGGATTGCCAACTACAAAGAAATTGGCATTGAAGCAAAAGGCTATGTTTGTGATGTGACGGATGAGTCAGCAGTACAAGCAATGGTCAAACAAATCAAATCAGAAGTTGGTCCAATCGATATTTTGGTCAACAATGCAGGCATCATCAAACGTACACCAATGATCGAAATGGATGTGGCGGATTTCCGTCAAGTCATCGACGTAGACTTGAACGCACCATTTATCATGTCGAAAGCAGTCATCCCAGATATGATTGAAAAAGGTGGTGGGAAAATCATCAATATTTGTTCAATGATGAGTGAACTTGGCCGTGAGACAGTAAGTGCCTATGCTGCTGCTAAAGGCGGATTAAAAATGTTGACGAAAAACATTGCTTCAGAATATGGTCAGTACAACATTCAATGTAATGGGATCGGACCTGGCTATATCGCGACGTCGCAAACAGCGCCATTAAGAGAAACACAAGAAAACGGGGAGCGTCATCCATTTGACCAATTTATCGTTGGCCGTACACCAGCCGCTCGTTGGGGTGATCCAATCGACTTAGCTGGACCATCTGTCTTCTTAGCATCAAGTGCGTCTGATTTTGTTAACGGACATATCTTGTATGTAGATGGCGGTATCTTAGCTTATATCGGAAAACAACCATAATAAACAAAGAATGACGAGTGCATCGTATGCACTCGTCATTTTTATTTGCGCCGACCATATTTTGATAATGGGATGTCTCTGGCTTCGCACCATTCTTTGACCGGGCCAGAAAAAATCAAGGATTGTTTGGTTAAATCACTTGTTTTTGTTGCACCGACCATAGCATAGAGCATTCGTAGTTCTTCTTGCCACTGTGCCATAAGAGCAATCGTCTCCTCAATCCCGTGTGTCATGTAGTGCGTCAAGATCGTTCCGGAAATCCCTACAGCGTTCGCACCAAGACACAATGCTTTAAAGATATCATAAGCATTTCGTATGCCACCCGAAGCAATGATTTCGGCGGCTGTATTTGCTTCGTTCGCTTCAAGTAAGGAGGACACAGTAGATTGCCCCCAATCCGTCAAATAAGCCAATTCACGTTTTTTACGACGAGCATTTTCGATTTGTGTGAAGCTTGTTCCGCTACGTCCACTGACGTCAATCGTCTTGATACCTAGTTCAGACAGTTCAATGATGGTCTCCCTCGTCATCCCAAAGCCCACTTCTTTTACGATCACTGGCACATCAAGAGTTTGTTGGATTTCTGAGATCAGTTCTTTCCACTGCGAAAAATCGCGATCCCCTTCAGGCATGACTAATTCTTGTGGTGCATTTAAATGGATCTGTAACGCATCCGCTTGGAAGAGTGCTACAGCTTCTTGGGCACGTGCGACAGAAGTACCAGCACCGACATTCGCTAAAATCTTCCCTTCAGGATAGACATCTCGCATCACCGTATAAGAATTTGCCAAGGAAGGATCTTTCAAGGCGGCGCTGACAGAACCGGTAGCAACCATCAATCCAGCACTTTTAGCAATCTGTGCAAGGTCATGATTGATCTTTTTTGTTTTTTCACTACCGCCAGTCATGGCATTGATATAGAAAGGACTAGAAAGAGTAAAACCTGCAACTTCTGTCTTCAAAGACACTTCATCGACCTTGCTTTGTGGAAGTGGATGATGGACAAGTCGAACGAAGTCAAATTCATTTATTTGTTTGTTGTGAAATGCTTTAGCTAATGATACATGTTCATCTTTTCGATTCATAACTTGTCCTCTTTCTGTTGATGGTAGACATGTAATGGAAGCGGGGTGATTTCAGCTTCTTCCCAAGCACTCATCAGTGGAAGGATACCTGATTTTTGGTCCACGATCACGATGCCACAATCCCCACCGCCAGCGCCAGAAGATTTCGCCGCGCCTTCAAATTGTTCAGCTAAACAACACAGTTTATTTAATGCTGGTGTTTCAATCAACACGCCAGTGATGGCAGACAGATCACGCAATAATTCACGATTTTTACGAATCATTTCTTGGATCAAAGCAACGTCGTTTTCTTTAAAACCTTGGATCATCGTGTTGACGCAAAGCGTACTATCTTCAAGGAATTGTTGATACGCCGCCATTTTATCTTCACGAGAGCGATGTACTTGGTCCACTAAGTCGGAAGTAGAGGCAGGACTACCAGTCCAACCAATCAATAAACGGAGATCTTCCGGAGTGTGTAAGGATTCAATAGATAAACCAGGCCAATCGAGCGCTAATAATTCACTGATCGTTTTACTTGATTCTTGTTCTTTGAGCCATTGGTGGTCAAAAGTGGAGAAGGCGATCCAACCACCATAACAGCTAGCCGCAATATCACCACAAGAACCATTGTCTTGGACAGCTAGATTAGCTAAGGCTGCAATTTTAAAAATCTCAAGCTGAGATAAATTCAGTGCATAAAATTGGTTCAATGCTCGTACAGTCGCTACCGCTACTGCGCCACTAGAACCTAGTCCATACTTCCTACCATTTGAGCTATCTAATTCACTGGTTACCTTCAAGTCATAAAATGAAAGAAGAATGTTTTTTTCCTGTGCATATTTCTCAGTTAAACGTATAGCAGCAAGGATATAATGGAACGGGTTTTCACGGATATCTAGAATGAGTTCGCCTTTTCGTCTTGTCCAACGCACAGGCATTTCGCTATATTGTGCAGATTGGATACTCCCGACTTTCCGAGCAGCTTTCACTGTTACTGTGACGAATTGATCGACTGCCACGATGATTGCAGGATGCCCCGTTTCGACAACTGCGTATTCTCCAGCGATATAAAGTTTTCCAGGTGCAGATACTTCAACCATAACAATCTCCCTTTATTCAATAATCGTGATTCCTTGCCCAGCATGAGCAAGAATCACTTGTTGACGACTAAATAATTCAATGAATTTTGCTTGAACAGCCGTTTGATTTTTCTTTTCAACTAATACTTTGACGTTTGGGCCTGCATCCATCGTGAAATAGCAAGGAATGCCTGAAGCACGTAGTTCACGAACCGTTTGCATCGCCTTCAGACTATCTGGAGACCAGTAGGTGAAGGGTGGATTAGCCGCTAACGTGGTGCCGTGCATTTTTAACCCATTTCGCTCCATGATTTCGCCCATTTTTTGGAACGATTTTTCAGCGATTGCTTGTTTCAGCTCCCGTAGATCTGTTTCGACTGAATCAAGCCACCCTTGATAAAAATGTGAAGTTTTCACTGTTCGGCGCATTCCATCACGACTAGATACATCTTTTTGTTGATCATTGATCAATACAAATACCATGGCGAGTTCGTCTTCAAATCCATTAGAAGGGATTTGTTGCGCATATGAAGTTTGGTCATCATGCCCTTTTTCCCATTCCACGAAGCCACCAAAAATACTACGACAAGCAGAGCCAGAGCCGCGACGAGCTAGTCTGGACAGGGATTGTTTATCCAATTCTAGTCCTAGGGCTTCATTACAGGCGCCGGCTAACGCAGCTAGACCGCTTGCAGAGGAAGCTAACCCTGCGGCTGTTGGAACAAAGTTATGGCTGATCACTTTTGCGCGTTTGTTTGTATTCGCTTGTATGCGTACAAGATCAAGGAAGCGACTGACTTTTTTGGTGGCTGCTTCTGTTTGTAATTCATGATCTAAATAGAACAGATCGTCTGTGAACGAATCTGAAAAAATCACTTCGGTTTCTGTGTAGAAAGCATCGAGAGTGAGAGATAAACTGTTGTTCATCGGAAGAATCAATTCTTCATTTTTTTTGCCCCAATATTTGATCAAGGCGATATTTGTATAAGCACGGGCTTTACCACTAAGCATAGGTATGTACTCCTAATCCTTGAATCCAAGTTTCAGCTGCGCCTGCTTGTATTAGTGCGTGGCTGATTTCTTGAGCTTCTGTTTTTGTTTGTGCTAAGGCAATCATACATCCACCACGTCCGCCACCGGTCAATTTTGCTCCTAAAGCGCCAGCAGCACGTGCGGTAGCGATCAGAGTATCTAAAAAGTCATTACTGATCGTCAAACTTTTTAGAATGCGCTGGGCATCATTCATTGCTTCAGCTAACTTTTCTGGCGAATTGTCGATAATTGCTTTTTTAGCTTGTTTCGTCAAGTATCCTAGTTGTTGGATTTTTTGTCCAGTTTTCTGCGCATCTTTCTCAAAAAGGTGTGCGACATCTTTCACCGCTGCACGTGTTTGTCCTTTGATTCCCGTATCAGCGACAATCAAGAAAGCATCGATATTCAACGCAAAATAATCAAAAGGATGGCCTTTTGTAAAATAAATCGGTTCGAATCCACTTGTTGCGGCAGCATCGATTCCACTGGGGTTTCCATGTGCGATTTTTTCAGAAACTTGCACATGCGCCAATAATTGTTCTCGTGATAATGGCAACTCATAGGCGGAATAAAAAGCTCGTGTGATCGCAGTAGCTACGGCTGCACTGGAACCCATTCCACGTTCTGCAGGGATGGTGCTTTCAATCGTTAAACGCAAGGTGTCTTGCACATGGTAGTGAGTTTTCAGACCAGCAATCAGCTGTTTGATATTATTCAACGCATGTGGTGCATCATGTAAATTTCCTATATAGTAGGAAGAAATAAGTTGATCTTTATTGAATGATTGGAGTGCTTCAAGTGTAGCTGTTACTTTTGTTGCATAAAACGGAAAGGCAATGGCAGGCTCGCCGTAAACGACAGCATGCTCACCCATTAAAATCAGTTTTCCACTCGATTCCCCTTGGCCATGAATTGCCATAATACAACTCCTTCTTTTCCTCTAAGAGTAGCTTTTTAACAAAAAATAAAGCGCCTATTACTATGTGCGCAATGTTTGTCCAAAAAAACAGTCCTTCTTTATTTTACTAAAACCAGTCAAGAAGTAAAATAAAGAATACGATTTCTCGACAAAAAACGTGATTTTCTTAATAAAATTTTGATTTTTCATAGGAAAGAATCTTGTCGATTTCGTTTGACACCACAAGATATTGGGGTTATATTTAGAAACATGAGAAAAAAACACTGTATTTAGTGGGAGAAGTGAGTTGGAGGGAAATGAGTGTGATTGTTTTAGCAGGAACGATAGGAGCAGGGAAATCAAGCTTAACAAAAATGATTGCTGACCATTTTAAGAGTCAGGCGTTTTACGAATCAATCGATGACAACGAAGTATTGCCTTTGTTTTATGCAAACCCTGAACAATATGCGTTTTTATTGCAAATTTATTTTTTGAATAAGCGATTTGCAAGTATCAAGCAAGCGATGCAAGAGGATAACAATGTGTTAGATCGTTCGATTTATGAAGATTCATTATTATTTCATTTAAATGCAGATCTTGGTCGAGCGACAGCGACAGAAGTCCAAGTCTACGATGAATTATTGGCGAACATGATGGAAGAATTGCCCTATGCGGCATCGAAAAAACATCCCGATCTATTGGTTCATATTCGCGTATCTTTTTCAACCATGTTAGAACGGATCGAAAAAAGAGGGCGGGCATATGAACAACTTTCTTTTGACCCTAGTCTCTATGAGTATTATCAAGAATTGAATCGCCGTTATGATGAATGGTATGAAGCTTACGATGAAAGTCCTAAGATCCAAATCGACGGTGACTGTTTGAACTTTGTGGAAGATGAAGCAGCTAGAGTACAAGTGTTACAAATGATTGAAGAAAAACTAATGGAGATCCGTGAAGAAGTCAGCATATAAAA is part of the Enterococcus mundtii genome and harbors:
- a CDS encoding TRAP transporter large permease produces the protein MALEAGAILFFVFVFLLIVGMPIAISIAFSSMLTLLLVIPFDVAAFSSAQKMVGSINSFSLIAIPFFVFSGIIMNHGGIAKKLVDFAMLFVGRIPGSLAHTNVLGNALFGSISSSAIATSTAIGGVLIPQQVEEGYDRKFATAVNIASAPTGMVIPPSTAFIMYSLVAGGASISALFMGGYLVGALWSLGIMLVAFVVAKKNKYPTVPKGQGKQVGKVLKEAIPSLALIVIIIGGILTGFFTAIEASAIAVLYSLLISMFFYKTVKLQDIPKMLVQSVAMSGTIMFLLATSSMMSFAMAFTGIPQAISSLIIGVTDNRFIILLLINIILLLVGMFMDVAPAILIFTPIFLPIATSVGVDPVHYGLFSIMNLCVGSITPPVGTGLYVGASVGGVKAEAMLKPLLPFYGVILTVLLLITYFPKIVMWLPDLLG
- the fni gene encoding type 2 isopentenyl-diphosphate Delta-isomerase; this encodes MNRKDEHVSLAKAFHNKQINEFDFVRLVHHPLPQSKVDEVSLKTEVAGFTLSSPFYINAMTGGSEKTKKINHDLAQIAKSAGLMVATGSVSAALKDPSLANSYTVMRDVYPEGKILANVGAGTSVARAQEAVALFQADALQIHLNAPQELVMPEGDRDFSQWKELISEIQQTLDVPVIVKEVGFGMTRETIIELSELGIKTIDVSGRSGTSFTQIENARRKKRELAYLTDWGQSTVSSLLEANEANTAAEIIASGGIRNAYDIFKALCLGANAVGISGTILTHYMTHGIEETIALMAQWQEELRMLYAMVGATKTSDLTKQSLIFSGPVKEWCEARDIPLSKYGRRK
- the kduI gene encoding 5-dehydro-4-deoxy-D-glucuronate isomerase, producing MQEMETRYTHSPEDIRHYSTEQLRNEFLVEKVFVPGKISLTYTHNDRMIFGGVTPTTHPLEIKLDKELGVTYFLERRELGVINIGGLGFIEIDGEKEEMKKQDGYYIGKETEHVVFSSVDPENPAKFYISSVPAHHKYPNVKISIDQVKPMETGEGVTLNERKIYQYIHPNVCESCQLQMGYTILEPGSSWNTMPCHTHERRMEAYVYFDYANEDTRVFHMMGKPDETKHLVVDNERAVISPSWSIHSGVGTSNYSFIWAMCGENITYTDMDMVSMDQLK
- a CDS encoding IclR family transcriptional regulator — translated: MENKKPYGTVLIKASHILDYLAEHPDASLQEIAKGIDMTSSTALKILDTLSMIGYVNKNQEKNYRLGGKLVRYANKNIDQIDLVERTLPFLEKLQQTIDETIHLGILDNNEILYVNKLDPKNQTIRMSSKIGITRPLYSSAMGKAVLAHFTEEQYQQYIEQCPLVPFTEYTITNSLKLKKEIQQVKQTKIAFDDEEVEKDIFCIGTSLVHENQVVGAFSVSMPKYRLSEESKAQIIQTILQTKEEIEKTFEKS
- a CDS encoding bifunctional 4-hydroxy-2-oxoglutarate aldolase/2-dehydro-3-deoxy-phosphogluconate aldolase; this encodes MKKMDILSRLKQAGVIAVVRGATNEEALNACHAIIKGGLTGIELTFTVPQADRVIKELVETYKDQQDVVIGAGTVLDAITARLAILAGAEYIVSPCFDQETAELCNLYQIPYLPGCMTIDEIKTALKSGVDIVKLFPGSAFGPSIISAFKAPMPHVNIMPTGGVSLENMQEWFEAGVITVGVGGNLLAPAAHGDFEEVTKVAQQYAAKMKEITR
- a CDS encoding gluconate 5-dehydrogenase, with the protein product MSFNMDMFRLDNKVALITGAVYGIGFEIARSLAEAGATIVFNNLTQESVDEGIANYKEIGIEAKGYVCDVTDESAVQAMVKQIKSEVGPIDILVNNAGIIKRTPMIEMDVADFRQVIDVDLNAPFIMSKAVIPDMIEKGGGKIINICSMMSELGRETVSAYAAAKGGLKMLTKNIASEYGQYNIQCNGIGPGYIATSQTAPLRETQENGERHPFDQFIVGRTPAARWGDPIDLAGPSVFLASSASDFVNGHILYVDGGILAYIGKQP
- a CDS encoding sugar phosphate isomerase/epimerase family protein, translated to MMKLNLVARGHDLSHVQTVDDLAKKVTQQKISTLQLALSRSFPTLPSDGQAINAGMGQYMKNILAKEGISVGILSCYINMIHPDLFVRETVLRQFERYLQYAASFGATMVATETGSVSEAGYTEKNFSEEAFSQIVEAIRQLVRAGEKYRMMVGIEPGLNHPLYSLDRVAELIETIDSDYLGIILDPTNLITAENHHQQVGLVEEAFERFGEKICGLHLKDYLVSDEGKIIPADLGTGLIDYEAIVTIAQEHRPYLYIVLEETKDDALKHAVSILSHVTG
- a CDS encoding sugar kinase, whose amino-acid sequence is MGRVVTLGEIMLRLSTEQGQRLQDSDHFCAHYGGGEANVAISLANYGHMVSFMSKVPEHSLGLAVEKHLRSYGVDTSLLLKGGPRLGTYYMETGIGERAASVIYDRAGSSFAVMDRLEWSLEDCFKGVDLFHVSGITPALSENWRWLTKELMEAAKQAGCQISFDINYRGKLWTQQEAGKVLEQLLPLVDICSAGEMDALYLLGIAKAPETTVNPLIYYYEKMQERFPNIQTFYSTKRTVHSASENDLQGTLWMKDSYFESPLHQVTSIVDRVGGGDAFAGGLLHGILEEMQPQAIIDFATAASALKHTIHGDCNQFNQAEVASFITSGSGKIIR
- a CDS encoding AraC family transcriptional regulator gives rise to the protein MEKKHINGKEVNTMISDQYEIYHVKDIVSQNKTVYHHHDFYEIHATLEGEAIFYLDGRQFTIQSGNVLLIHSRDLHRIVRQSTDVFERVYMFITPAFLESRSTKWSNLSACFWPIGERRSRILHIEPQVLKEKLSFIDQTLDRKDYGADIRYEQALVEYLIFLNRMVQIEEHISEENFTVPNERLEKMLQFVAENLSEPLSLKQMEKEFFISKYHVTREFKKHTGFTFHQYVMKKKLLYSKQLLREYGNSSSVYSKCGFASYPHYLRAFKTEFGVTPKEFLKKDLAGAFVHYTHYEEENKDPF